The following are from one region of the Desulfuromonas acetexigens genome:
- a CDS encoding zeta toxin family protein has protein sequence MKAATPRLRMFAGPNGSGKSTFKSVIGPELLGVYINPDEIEKKIAGTGCLDMKDYEVETTAEEISAFFTQSPFLAAVGLAEQAVALRFDGGCLFFDAVPVNSYYASVVADFIRRKLLEADVSFTFETVMSSRDKVEFLMRAQEKGFRTYLYYMATEDPEINVSRVENRVSEGGHAVPKDKIIARYHRSLALLADAVQYTNRAYIFDNSTYEKVWIAEVTEGIEMELKSDTVPYWFKAALWDKFSAPGEPTP, from the coding sequence ATGAAAGCCGCCACCCCCCGTTTGCGTATGTTTGCCGGACCAAATGGCTCCGGCAAGAGCACCTTCAAGTCCGTCATCGGACCTGAACTGCTCGGTGTTTACATCAATCCCGACGAGATCGAGAAGAAGATCGCCGGCACCGGTTGTCTCGATATGAAGGATTATGAGGTGGAAACCACGGCAGAGGAAATCTCGGCATTTTTCACGCAGTCGCCCTTTCTTGCCGCTGTCGGGCTGGCGGAACAGGCGGTTGCTTTACGTTTCGATGGTGGGTGTCTCTTCTTCGATGCGGTGCCGGTAAACTCCTACTACGCTTCGGTTGTCGCCGATTTTATTCGCCGGAAACTGCTTGAGGCCGACGTTTCCTTTACCTTCGAAACGGTCATGTCGTCCCGCGACAAAGTCGAGTTCCTCATGAGAGCCCAGGAGAAGGGGTTTCGCACCTATCTCTACTACATGGCGACGGAGGACCCGGAGATCAATGTGTCCCGGGTTGAAAACCGAGTAAGCGAGGGGGGGCACGCTGTTCCCAAGGATAAGATCATCGCGCGCTACCATCGATCTTTAGCGCTGCTCGCCGATGCGGTTCAATATACGAATCGGGCGTACATCTTCGACAACTCGACCTATGAAAAGGTTTGGATTGCGGAAGTCACGGAGGGGATCGAGATGGAATTGAAATCGGATACCGTGCCCTACTGGTTCAAGGCTGCGCTGTGGGACAAATTTTCCGCCCCCGGCGAGCCCACCCCATGA
- a CDS encoding DUF5714 domain-containing protein, producing MTFDPSRWLRLPLAESALWLCPDPPCWFVPTAAGDRLLTEPAAASAPRTAGDPSDFTRARFLQRLPEAVAPPYPGRAALLPSSPGPRELWLHITDRCNLACGHCLFSSAPDSRRELPLARLREHIREAYRLGCRRFALTGGEPLLHGDFPELIEELLALPETRIVVLSNGLLAKKRLLPHWPRERISLQISVDGRPEHHDRLRGAGSFARLDEQLRWLRQGGWRFSLSYCPTRENAADLPWLVDFAADRGAASLHFMWHFIRGRGDHAQHLDPPALLDPVLAAGRRAEERGLSIDNLEDLKGRIFAPPGTVHDGTNAGWEAAAIGPDDRLYPTAATIGLEELATPLDQGLEYAWRESPVLERVRQASAASLDDPWRLLLGGGDLDHSYHHRGTLVGDDPYQPLLEGLALDLIRRAAERLPAAAGPALRLKMGELLVSCAPHGPVVLGHGNCLLAVDDFGDGRDQVGRYYASATADEHEEILNPVHYAQELLEHIPAAYRFRGYGCGSPVMDAGVKPGERLVDLGCGSGVECFIAARLVGEKGRVTGVDMLEPMLDLARRGAVDVRRNLGYDNLAFVRGYLEEIPLPDGETDLVVSNCVLNLSVDKRRTFAEVFRILAPGGRLTAADVVCESEPSAAILNDPTLRGECIAGALTQKDLLGILEESGFTGFQVIKRLPYREVQGHPFFSLTFSVRRPAAEAHAERDRSGHLRVLYPGPGAALLTADGRWLHPGQVETLAADEAERLGDQVWQLDEQGWVTNVAMAAGGNCCIPPEAQEQAPPVAERHGSGCLVCGAPLLYHPVERQATCHYCGLELAANACCEQGHFVCDRCHVGDRLELIEHLCASATETDVIALLQRLRRHPEIPLHGPEHHALVPGVLLAALRNAGHPVDPEQLRSGIRRGAGISGGSCGYLGICGAAAGVGAAFSILLEATPLKARARQQVQQIVQRILGEIADYEAGRCCQRDCWIALRGAVAIAEELWHLDLPEVAPFACAQMADNRECLGTACPLWPTRTRELVDAALLNTADEIPAHE from the coding sequence ATGACCTTCGATCCCTCCCGCTGGCTGCGCCTTCCCCTGGCCGAGAGCGCCCTCTGGCTCTGTCCCGATCCTCCCTGCTGGTTCGTCCCCACCGCGGCGGGAGACCGTCTGCTCACGGAACCGGCGGCCGCAAGCGCGCCGCGCACCGCCGGCGATCCCTCGGATTTTACCCGCGCCCGCTTCCTCCAGCGCCTGCCCGAAGCCGTCGCCCCCCCCTACCCAGGCCGGGCCGCGCTGCTGCCGTCGTCGCCTGGGCCGAGGGAACTCTGGCTGCATATCACCGACCGCTGCAACCTCGCCTGCGGCCACTGCCTCTTCAGCTCCGCCCCCGACAGCCGTCGGGAACTCCCCCTGGCGCGCCTGCGGGAACACATCCGCGAGGCCTACCGCCTCGGCTGCCGCCGCTTCGCCCTGACCGGCGGCGAACCCTTGCTGCACGGCGACTTTCCGGAACTGATCGAAGAACTGCTGGCCCTGCCCGAGACCCGCATCGTTGTCTTGAGCAACGGCCTGCTCGCCAAAAAGCGCCTGCTTCCCCACTGGCCTCGGGAGAGGATTTCCCTGCAGATCAGCGTCGACGGCCGCCCGGAACATCATGACCGGCTGCGCGGCGCCGGCAGCTTTGCCCGCCTCGACGAGCAGTTGCGCTGGCTGCGGCAAGGGGGTTGGCGTTTCTCCCTGAGCTATTGCCCGACCCGGGAGAATGCCGCCGATCTCCCCTGGCTGGTCGATTTCGCCGCCGACCGGGGGGCCGCCTCTCTCCATTTCATGTGGCATTTCATCCGCGGGCGCGGTGATCACGCCCAGCATCTCGATCCCCCAGCGCTGCTCGACCCGGTGCTGGCCGCCGGTCGGCGGGCGGAGGAACGGGGACTGAGCATCGACAATCTGGAAGATCTCAAGGGACGGATCTTCGCCCCGCCGGGAACCGTGCACGACGGCACCAACGCCGGCTGGGAGGCGGCCGCCATCGGCCCGGACGACCGTCTCTATCCCACCGCCGCCACCATCGGCCTGGAAGAGCTGGCGACGCCGCTCGATCAGGGGCTTGAGTACGCCTGGCGGGAAAGCCCGGTGCTGGAACGAGTGCGGCAAGCGAGCGCGGCCAGTCTCGACGATCCCTGGCGGCTGCTTCTCGGCGGGGGGGACCTCGACCATTCCTATCACCACCGGGGCACCTTGGTCGGTGACGATCCCTATCAGCCCCTGCTCGAAGGGCTCGCCCTCGACCTCATCCGCCGCGCCGCCGAACGCCTGCCGGCCGCCGCCGGTCCGGCCCTGCGCCTGAAGATGGGCGAGCTGCTCGTCAGCTGCGCCCCCCACGGCCCGGTCGTCCTCGGCCACGGCAACTGCCTGCTCGCCGTCGACGACTTCGGCGACGGCCGCGATCAGGTCGGCCGCTACTACGCCTCGGCCACCGCCGACGAGCACGAGGAGATCCTCAACCCCGTCCACTACGCACAGGAACTGCTGGAACACATCCCCGCCGCCTACCGCTTTCGCGGCTACGGCTGCGGCAGTCCGGTCATGGATGCCGGGGTGAAGCCGGGGGAGCGGCTGGTCGATCTCGGCTGCGGCAGCGGCGTGGAGTGCTTCATCGCGGCGCGGCTGGTGGGGGAGAAGGGGCGCGTCACCGGGGTCGACATGCTCGAACCGATGCTCGACCTCGCCCGGCGCGGCGCCGTCGACGTGCGGCGCAATCTCGGCTATGACAATCTCGCCTTCGTGCGCGGCTATCTGGAAGAGATCCCCCTGCCCGACGGCGAAACGGATCTGGTGGTGAGCAACTGCGTCCTCAACCTCTCCGTCGACAAGCGCCGCACCTTCGCCGAAGTCTTCCGGATACTCGCCCCCGGCGGACGTCTCACGGCGGCCGACGTGGTCTGCGAGAGCGAACCTTCCGCCGCCATTCTCAACGATCCGACCTTGCGCGGCGAGTGCATCGCCGGCGCCCTGACTCAGAAAGATCTGCTGGGGATTCTCGAAGAGAGCGGCTTCACCGGCTTCCAGGTGATCAAGCGCCTGCCCTACCGGGAGGTGCAGGGACACCCCTTCTTCTCCCTGACCTTCAGCGTCCGCCGCCCCGCCGCCGAGGCCCACGCCGAAAGAGACCGGTCCGGACACTTGCGGGTGCTCTACCCGGGGCCGGGAGCGGCGCTGCTCACCGCCGACGGCCGTTGGCTGCACCCGGGGCAGGTGGAAACCCTTGCTGCCGATGAGGCCGAACGGCTGGGGGATCAGGTCTGGCAACTGGATGAGCAAGGCTGGGTCACCAACGTGGCGATGGCCGCCGGCGGCAACTGCTGCATCCCGCCGGAAGCCCAGGAGCAGGCGCCACCGGTTGCGGAGCGGCACGGCAGCGGCTGCCTGGTCTGCGGCGCGCCGCTGCTCTACCACCCCGTCGAACGTCAGGCGACCTGCCACTATTGCGGCCTCGAACTGGCCGCCAACGCCTGCTGCGAACAGGGGCATTTCGTCTGCGACCGCTGCCATGTCGGCGATCGCCTGGAGCTGATCGAGCACCTTTGCGCCAGCGCAACGGAAACCGATGTCATCGCCCTGCTGCAACGCCTCCGCCGCCACCCGGAAATCCCCCTGCACGGCCCCGAACATCACGCCCTCGTTCCCGGGGTGCTGCTGGCGGCGCTGCGCAACGCCGGTCATCCCGTCGATCCGGAACAGTTGCGCAGCGGCATCCGCCGGGGCGCCGGAATCAGCGGCGGCAGTTGCGGCTATCTCGGCATCTGCGGCGCCGCCGCCGGAGTCGGCGCGGCCTTCAGCATCCTCCTCGAAGCGACGCCGCTGAAGGCCCGGGCCCGCCAGCAGGTCCAACAAATCGTGCAACGGATTCTCGGAGAGATCGCCGATTACGAAGCGGGGCGCTGCTGCCAGCGGGACTGCTGGATCGCCCTGCGCGGCGCCGTCGCCATCGCCGAAGAACTCTGGCATCTGGACCTGCCCGAAGTCGCGCCCTTTGCCTGCGCCCAGATGGCGGACAACCGCGAGTGCCTCGGGACCGCGTGCCCCCTTTGGCCGACCCGGACGCGGGAGCTGGTCGATGCGGCGTTGCTTAATACGGCCGACGAGATTCCCGCCCATGAATAA
- a CDS encoding DUF1778 domain-containing protein — protein MTSKTETRISARVPEHVYETLTRAAELCGATINQFLVQSALERARTVIEEENLIRLNAEAAKQFFDAIENPPAPNEKLLAAFRTHQVRL, from the coding sequence ATGACGTCAAAGACTGAAACACGCATTTCCGCACGGGTGCCCGAACACGTTTACGAGACTCTCACCCGCGCGGCCGAATTGTGCGGCGCGACGATTAATCAATTCCTTGTGCAGTCCGCGCTTGAACGTGCGCGGACCGTCATCGAAGAGGAAAACCTTATCCGCTTGAACGCCGAAGCTGCGAAGCAGTTTTTCGACGCTATCGAGAATCCGCCGGCGCCGAACGAGAAACTTCTTGCGGCCTTCCGCACGCATCAGGTACGGCTTTAA
- a CDS encoding TVP38/TMEM64 family protein, with translation MNKKKQLFFLLGSLLAALFFIFDLGRFLTLESLKNNRDLLLAWQDDHRLAAVALFMLIYIAQTALSLPGATIFSLAAGALFGPWFGTLYAVTAAGIGAGLAFLACRYLFRDAVVKKFGGKLEGINHELDGRGLNYLLFLRLVPVFPFFLINLAAGLTRLPLRTFLLGTFLGIIPGGFVYVNAGAGLATIDTLGDIASPRVLGAFALLGLFALIPVIYGKFKGRGTSGTPR, from the coding sequence ATGAATAAAAAGAAACAGCTCTTCTTCCTCCTCGGCTCGCTGCTGGCGGCACTCTTTTTCATCTTCGACCTGGGGCGTTTTCTCACCCTGGAGAGCCTGAAAAACAACCGCGACCTTCTGCTCGCCTGGCAGGACGACCATCGCCTGGCGGCCGTCGCCCTTTTCATGCTCATCTACATCGCCCAGACCGCCCTCTCCCTGCCCGGCGCGACCATCTTTTCCCTCGCCGCCGGCGCCCTTTTCGGCCCCTGGTTCGGCACCCTGTACGCGGTCACCGCCGCCGGCATCGGCGCCGGACTGGCTTTTCTCGCCTGTCGCTATCTCTTTCGTGACGCGGTCGTAAAGAAATTCGGCGGGAAGTTGGAAGGGATCAATCATGAACTGGACGGGCGGGGGCTCAACTATCTGCTCTTTCTGCGACTGGTACCGGTCTTTCCCTTTTTTCTCATCAATCTCGCGGCGGGGCTGACCCGATTGCCGCTGCGCACCTTCCTGCTCGGCACCTTCCTCGGCATCATCCCCGGCGGCTTCGTCTACGTAAACGCCGGCGCCGGACTCGCCACCATCGACACCCTCGGCGACATCGCCTCCCCCCGAGTTCTCGGCGCCTTCGCCCTCCTCGGCCTCTTCGCGCTGATTCCGGTGATCTACGGGAAATTCAAGGGGCGTGGGACGTCCGGAACTCCAAGATAA
- a CDS encoding YbfB/YjiJ family MFS transporter yields MEQGRGFSAKHWTVLKILVGGMLGMAVAMGIGRFAFTPILPLMQRDLGMTHSVVGWLAGLNYLGYLVGAIVCTITPRILRYPLLGGGTLLLSLATTLAMGLTVSPLGWGLLRLLGGIASAVLFIIISAEVAESLARRGYGHWFGALYGGIGLGIVLSGLIVPQLDRIGGWSVAWLGIGGVALLCALAGTTLGRTSDYSPSIVAESPEQTVGLRPILLLASAYFLEGLGYIVTATFLVAIIAATPGLTAFAPYTWVAVGLAAVPSTVLWPYLARRIGNRRALLAAYAVQIAGILVSRQATSVFEVTFAAVTFGGTFLGIVALTMAEGNRRMGKGGLLGAAFLTAAFSVGQMLGPVIAGVLADRQDGFALPLLLAAACVALGCLFIVADRRYPPRPSTAP; encoded by the coding sequence ATGGAGCAAGGGCGCGGTTTTTCCGCGAAACACTGGACGGTTCTCAAAATCCTGGTCGGCGGCATGCTCGGCATGGCCGTCGCTATGGGGATCGGGCGCTTTGCCTTCACTCCGATCCTGCCCCTGATGCAGCGCGATCTGGGGATGACCCATTCCGTCGTGGGTTGGCTGGCCGGGCTGAACTATCTCGGCTACCTGGTCGGCGCCATCGTCTGCACGATCACCCCCAGGATCCTCCGGTATCCCCTCCTTGGCGGCGGCACTTTGCTGCTGAGCCTGGCCACCACGCTCGCCATGGGCTTGACCGTCTCGCCCCTCGGCTGGGGGCTTTTGCGTTTGCTCGGCGGCATTGCCAGCGCCGTCCTCTTCATCATCATCTCCGCCGAAGTCGCTGAATCCCTGGCGCGGCGGGGGTACGGACACTGGTTCGGCGCCCTCTATGGCGGGATCGGGCTCGGCATCGTTCTCAGCGGATTGATCGTCCCGCAACTGGACAGGATCGGCGGCTGGAGCGTCGCCTGGCTGGGGATCGGCGGCGTTGCACTTCTCTGTGCCCTGGCCGGAACGACTCTGGGGCGCACCTCCGACTACTCGCCGTCGATTGTTGCCGAAAGCCCGGAGCAAACCGTCGGCTTGCGCCCCATCCTGCTCCTCGCGAGCGCCTATTTCCTGGAAGGCCTCGGCTATATCGTCACCGCCACCTTCCTCGTCGCCATTATTGCCGCGACTCCCGGCCTGACCGCGTTTGCACCCTATACCTGGGTCGCCGTCGGTCTTGCCGCCGTGCCGTCGACCGTTCTCTGGCCCTATCTGGCCCGGCGCATCGGCAACAGGCGGGCGTTGCTGGCGGCCTATGCCGTTCAGATCGCCGGCATTCTGGTCAGTCGCCAGGCTACCTCGGTTTTTGAAGTCACCTTCGCCGCCGTCACCTTCGGCGGCACCTTCCTGGGGATCGTGGCCCTGACTATGGCGGAGGGAAACCGGCGCATGGGCAAGGGTGGACTACTGGGGGCCGCTTTCCTCACCGCCGCTTTCAGTGTCGGCCAGATGCTGGGGCCGGTGATCGCCGGGGTGCTGGCCGACCGCCAGGACGGCTTTGCGCTGCCGCTGTTGCTGGCGGCGGCGTGCGTGGCCCTGGGATGTCTCTTTATCGTCGCGGATCGCCGTTATCCGCCGCGACCATCAACCGCACCGTAG
- a CDS encoding M48 family metallopeptidase, with translation MTEKFTLGDMEVEVTFKDIKNVHLSVYPPEGKVKISAPARMDLDTVRVFAIGKLAWIKNRQKKLREQERETPRELLDRESHYVWGERYLLQVIERDTLPRVELTPGKMLLYVRSGTGVEKRREILDEWYREQLKIAVPPLLAKWESLMGVRVKRFFVRRMKTRWGSCNPETGGIRLNSELAKKPPECLEYLVVHEMTHLLEPTHNDRFMLLLERFIPRWKFYQEELNRLPVRHEEWGY, from the coding sequence ATGACCGAGAAGTTCACCCTGGGCGATATGGAAGTGGAAGTGACATTCAAGGACATCAAGAATGTCCACCTGAGCGTCTACCCACCGGAAGGCAAGGTGAAAATTTCCGCCCCGGCGCGCATGGATCTCGATACCGTGCGGGTCTTCGCCATCGGCAAACTCGCCTGGATCAAAAACCGGCAAAAGAAGCTGAGGGAGCAGGAGAGGGAAACCCCGCGCGAGCTTCTCGACCGGGAAAGCCATTATGTCTGGGGAGAGCGCTATCTGCTCCAGGTCATCGAAAGGGATACGCTGCCCCGGGTGGAATTGACACCCGGGAAAATGCTCCTCTATGTGCGTTCCGGGACCGGCGTTGAAAAGAGGCGGGAGATTCTCGACGAGTGGTATCGCGAGCAGTTGAAGATCGCGGTTCCTCCCTTGCTCGCTAAATGGGAGTCGCTCATGGGGGTGAGGGTGAAGCGCTTCTTCGTGCGGAGAATGAAGACCCGCTGGGGAAGTTGCAACCCGGAAACCGGCGGCATTCGTTTGAACTCCGAGTTAGCCAAAAAACCGCCGGAGTGCCTCGAATACCTGGTCGTGCATGAGATGACCCACCTGCTGGAGCCGACCCACAACGACCGATTTATGCTGTTGCTGGAGAGGTTCATCCCCCGCTGGAAGTTCTATCAGGAAGAGTTGAACCGCCTGCCGGTACGGCATGAGGAGTGGGGGTATTGA
- a CDS encoding GNAT family N-acetyltransferase — translation MLRIELLSRSHDREGFSCGESELDDYLKKTARQHIDKGISRTFVLVDGDEPLTILGFFTLTSCEIVTAELPTEYARKYPRKAPAAKLARLAVTTKWQRQGLGGLMLADAMRRTLSISENIGIIGFFVDAKNQNARDYYKQYGFVPLPSYPLSLFLPLATLAEAVAALNR, via the coding sequence ATGCTTCGCATCGAACTCCTGTCACGGAGCCACGACCGGGAAGGCTTCAGCTGCGGCGAGTCCGAGTTGGACGATTATCTCAAAAAAACCGCTCGCCAGCACATCGACAAGGGGATTTCCCGTACCTTCGTCCTGGTCGATGGGGATGAACCGTTGACCATCCTGGGCTTTTTCACACTGACCAGTTGCGAAATCGTTACGGCCGAACTGCCGACCGAATACGCCCGTAAATACCCGCGCAAAGCACCCGCCGCGAAACTGGCCCGGTTGGCGGTGACGACGAAGTGGCAACGGCAAGGACTCGGTGGCCTCATGCTCGCCGACGCCATGCGGCGCACCTTATCTATTTCCGAAAACATCGGAATCATAGGTTTTTTCGTGGATGCAAAGAATCAGAACGCCCGCGACTATTACAAGCAGTATGGCTTCGTCCCCCTGCCTTCCTATCCGCTCAGCCTTTTTTTGCCACTGGCCACCCTAGCCGAGGCCGTGGCCGCTCTGAACAGATGA
- a CDS encoding tautomerase family protein — protein MPYVNIKITREGATPEQKARLIAGATQLLVDVLGKNPATTVVVIDEVDTDNWGVGGETITVRRKAGK, from the coding sequence ATGCCTTACGTCAACATCAAGATCACCCGGGAGGGAGCCACCCCCGAGCAGAAAGCCCGGTTAATCGCGGGGGCGACTCAGCTGCTGGTCGATGTCCTCGGCAAAAACCCGGCGACGACCGTCGTCGTCATCGACGAGGTCGACACGGACAACTGGGGCGTCGGCGGCGAGACCATCACGGTTCGACGCAAAGCCGGGAAGTAA
- a CDS encoding type I restriction endonuclease subunit R: MTPIGQPERITQNRVIALFRDELGYRYLGDWADRAGNSNIEEDVLTSYLSDKGGYSPAQIGVALHKLRTEADHHGRTLYANNREVYKLLRYGVPVKIEAGQVAETVHLIDWQNPTRNDFAIAEEVTLKGSRERRPDLVLYLNGIAVAVLELKNSRVSIGEGIRQSLSNQQPEFNAWFFSTIQFIFAGNDSEGLQYGTIGTPEKYFLRWKEDVGAAGRSPRILDKYLLKMCEKHRLIELMYDFVLFDGGIKKLPRVHQYFGIKAAQEYVRREQGGIIWHTQGSGKSIVMVLLAKWLLENNPHARVAIVTDRDELDKQIKGVFTEAGEVIHRTSSGRDLLKRLGEAKPRLLCSLIHKFGRRDVDDFDAFIKELEAQPSPTVGEIFVFVDECHRTQSGKLHRVMKAMMPNAVFIGFTGTPLLKKDKQTTIEVFGGYIHTYKFSEAVEDEVVLDLVYEARDIDQHLGSQQKVDAWFEAKTRGLNDWQKDELKSHWGTMQKVLSSKSRMDRVVSDIIFDFSVKPRLSSERGNAILVASSIYEACKYFTLLQKTPFKGKCAVVTSYNPLARDVTKEETGANSETEKQFIYSTYEELLKAIVPKANMTRTETYEDWVKELFTKEPANMKLLVVVDKLLTGFDAPSCTYLYIDKSMQDHGLFQAICRTNRLDGEDKDFGYIVDYKDLFKKVENAIAVYTSELDRSAGGADPDVLMQGRLKKGRERLDHAIEALALLCEPVEPPKEELEHIHYFCGNTEIPTDLQEREPRRAALYKGTVALVRAYANIADELEAAGYDHADIARIKKQLDHYLAVREIIRKASGESLDLKAYEADMRHLIDTYIEADEPRTISPFDGMGLLELIVKSGIANAIATRLGGLKGSKDAVAETIENNVRSKIIKEHLNDPAYYEAMSALLDEIIAARRAKAIDYEEYLKRVAELARRVEAGQGEETPEQLNTPGRRALYNNLQQTHSPGGAGMAADSAAPIWQGGKDPALELAIRIDEAVKTVRPDGWRGVQSREQVIKAALYGILRDEAEVERIFLVIKAQSEY; the protein is encoded by the coding sequence ATGACCCCTATCGGCCAACCAGAGCGCATCACCCAGAACCGCGTCATCGCCCTGTTCCGCGACGAACTCGGTTATCGTTATCTCGGCGACTGGGCCGACCGCGCGGGCAACAGCAACATTGAAGAAGATGTGCTGACGAGTTATCTCTCCGACAAGGGCGGCTACAGCCCGGCGCAAATCGGCGTCGCTCTCCACAAACTCCGCACCGAGGCCGATCACCACGGCCGTACCCTCTACGCCAACAATCGGGAAGTCTACAAACTGCTGCGCTACGGCGTGCCGGTGAAAATCGAAGCCGGGCAGGTCGCCGAAACCGTCCATCTCATCGACTGGCAGAATCCCACCCGCAACGACTTCGCCATCGCCGAGGAAGTGACCCTCAAAGGGAGCCGGGAGCGGCGTCCCGATCTCGTCCTTTATCTGAACGGCATCGCCGTCGCCGTGCTGGAGCTGAAGAACAGCCGCGTTTCCATCGGCGAGGGCATCCGCCAGAGCCTGTCCAACCAGCAGCCCGAATTCAACGCCTGGTTTTTCAGTACCATCCAGTTCATCTTCGCCGGCAACGATTCGGAAGGTTTGCAGTACGGCACCATCGGCACGCCGGAGAAGTATTTCCTCAGATGGAAGGAAGACGTAGGGGCGGCCGGCCGGTCGCCCAGAATCCTCGACAAGTACCTGCTCAAGATGTGCGAGAAGCATCGTCTGATCGAACTGATGTACGATTTCGTGCTGTTCGACGGCGGCATCAAGAAGCTGCCCCGGGTGCACCAGTATTTCGGCATCAAGGCGGCGCAGGAGTATGTGCGGCGGGAACAGGGGGGCATCATCTGGCACACCCAAGGGAGCGGCAAGAGCATCGTCATGGTGCTCTTGGCCAAGTGGCTTCTGGAGAACAACCCCCATGCCCGCGTCGCCATCGTCACCGACCGCGACGAGCTGGACAAGCAGATCAAAGGGGTCTTCACCGAGGCGGGGGAAGTCATTCACCGCACCAGCAGCGGCCGCGACCTGCTGAAACGTCTGGGCGAGGCCAAGCCGCGCCTGCTCTGTTCGCTGATTCATAAATTCGGCCGGCGGGACGTGGACGATTTCGACGCCTTCATCAAGGAGTTGGAGGCCCAGCCCAGCCCGACCGTGGGAGAAATCTTCGTCTTTGTCGACGAATGCCATCGCACCCAGAGCGGCAAGCTTCATCGGGTCATGAAGGCGATGATGCCCAACGCGGTCTTCATCGGCTTCACCGGCACGCCGCTGCTCAAAAAGGACAAGCAGACGACCATCGAGGTCTTCGGCGGATACATCCACACTTACAAGTTCAGCGAGGCGGTCGAGGACGAGGTGGTGCTCGACCTGGTTTACGAGGCCCGGGACATCGATCAGCATCTCGGTTCGCAACAGAAAGTAGATGCCTGGTTCGAGGCCAAAACCAGGGGCTTGAACGACTGGCAGAAGGACGAGCTGAAAAGTCACTGGGGGACGATGCAGAAGGTGCTGAGTTCCAAATCCCGGATGGATCGGGTGGTCAGCGACATCATCTTCGATTTCAGCGTCAAGCCGCGTCTCTCCAGCGAACGGGGGAACGCGATCCTGGTGGCCTCCAGCATCTACGAAGCGTGCAAATACTTCACGCTGTTGCAAAAGACGCCTTTCAAGGGGAAGTGCGCGGTGGTGACCTCCTATAATCCCCTGGCCAGGGATGTGACCAAGGAGGAAACCGGCGCCAACAGCGAAACCGAAAAGCAGTTTATCTACTCCACCTATGAGGAACTGCTGAAGGCTATCGTCCCCAAAGCCAACATGACCAGGACCGAAACCTACGAGGACTGGGTCAAGGAGCTCTTCACCAAGGAACCGGCCAACATGAAGTTGCTGGTGGTGGTGGACAAACTGCTCACGGGTTTCGACGCGCCTTCGTGCACCTATCTCTATATCGACAAGTCGATGCAGGACCACGGCCTGTTCCAAGCCATCTGCCGCACCAACCGGCTCGACGGCGAGGACAAGGATTTCGGCTATATCGTCGACTACAAGGATCTGTTCAAAAAGGTGGAGAATGCCATCGCCGTCTACACTTCCGAACTCGACCGCAGCGCCGGCGGAGCCGACCCCGATGTGCTGATGCAGGGGCGTCTCAAGAAAGGGCGCGAGCGGTTGGACCACGCCATCGAGGCGTTGGCCCTGCTCTGCGAGCCGGTCGAGCCGCCCAAGGAGGAGCTGGAGCATATCCATTATTTCTGCGGCAATACGGAAATCCCCACGGATCTCCAGGAGCGGGAACCGCGAAGGGCCGCCCTCTACAAGGGGACGGTCGCCCTGGTGCGGGCCTATGCCAATATTGCCGACGAACTGGAGGCGGCCGGATACGACCATGCCGACATCGCCCGGATCAAAAAACAGCTCGACCATTACCTGGCCGTGCGCGAAATCATCCGCAAGGCCAGCGGCGAGTCCCTCGATCTCAAGGCCTACGAGGCCGATATGCGGCATCTCATCGACACCTATATCGAAGCCGACGAGCCGCGCACCATCTCCCCCTTTGACGGGATGGGGCTGCTGGAACTGATCGTCAAGTCCGGGATCGCCAACGCCATCGCCACACGACTCGGCGGACTCAAGGGCAGCAAGGACGCGGTGGCGGAAACCATCGAGAACAATGTTCGCAGCAAGATCATCAAGGAACATCTCAACGATCCGGCCTACTACGAGGCGATGTCGGCCCTGCTGGATGAAATCATCGCCGCCCGCAGGGCCAAAGCCATCGACTATGAGGAATACCTGAAGCGGGTCGCGGAGCTGGCCCGACGGGTCGAGGCAGGGCAGGGGGAGGAGACGCCGGAGCAATTGAACACTCCCGGCCGGCGGGCACTTTACAACAACCTGCAACAGACCCATTCCCCCGGTGGCGCCGGAATGGCCGCCGACTCGGCCGCGCCGATCTGGCAAGGGGGGAAAGACCCGGCTCTGGAACTGGCGATTCGCATCGATGAGGCGGTCAAGACGGTTCGGCCGGACGGCTGGCGCGGGGTACAGTCCCGCGAGCAGGTCATCAAGGCCGCTCTGTACGGCATATTGCGGGATGAAGCCGAGGTGGAGCGCATCTTCCTCGTCATCAAGGCGCAGAGCGAATACTGA